In Hasllibacter sp. MH4015, the following proteins share a genomic window:
- a CDS encoding thiamine/thiamine pyrophosphate ABC transporter permease ThiP, translating into MAARAQPLSWVQATGGVFILLVALLILGPLIAVVLRAEGFGGLGASDWAAIRFTLLQAALSALLSCLAAVPVARALARRRFTGRGAYVALMGAPFILPVLVAVLGLLAVFGRAGWVNAVLTDLGAGTVDIYGLGGVVLAHVFLNLPLATRLLLQAWLSIPSERMRLAHALNFGPRAMRRHFEIPVLRAALPGAALVIFLICTTSFAVALTLGGGPSATTVELAIYQAFRFEFDLGRAALLGMVQVGICIGAGLLAWLFAAQASFGAGLDRPAMSWPGDGQAARFTDGLALGLAGLFLLLPLLAVTLEGIGAVVSLPGSTWAAALRSILVALGSTALAVTLAVPIALLIAGRAARAGLEAVGLLSIAVSPLVIGTGLFLIVFPVANPVALSLPITGLVNALVALPFLLRALIPAATEAEATHGRLADALGMHGMARFRHAILPRLRRPLGFGAGLAAAFSMGDLGVIALFSAPGQETLPLEMYRLFGSYRTDDAQGAAVLLMALSLGLFWLFDRGGRVNAST; encoded by the coding sequence ATGGCAGCGCGCGCTCAGCCGTTAAGCTGGGTTCAGGCGACCGGCGGGGTGTTCATCCTGCTGGTCGCGTTGCTGATCCTCGGGCCGTTGATCGCCGTCGTGCTGCGGGCAGAGGGGTTCGGCGGATTGGGCGCGTCCGACTGGGCCGCGATCCGGTTTACGCTGTTGCAGGCCGCCCTGTCCGCCCTCCTGTCATGCCTGGCGGCGGTTCCCGTGGCCCGCGCCCTGGCACGGCGCAGGTTCACCGGGCGCGGCGCCTATGTCGCGCTGATGGGGGCGCCGTTCATCCTGCCGGTTCTCGTGGCCGTGCTTGGCTTGCTGGCCGTCTTCGGGCGCGCGGGATGGGTCAACGCCGTTCTGACCGACCTTGGGGCCGGGACGGTGGATATCTACGGGCTTGGCGGTGTGGTGCTGGCCCATGTTTTCCTGAACCTGCCGCTGGCAACACGGCTTTTGTTGCAGGCGTGGCTGTCCATTCCGTCGGAACGGATGCGACTGGCCCATGCGCTGAATTTCGGCCCACGGGCCATGCGGCGGCATTTTGAAATTCCCGTGCTGCGCGCCGCCCTTCCCGGTGCCGCGCTGGTGATCTTCCTGATCTGCACCACCAGTTTCGCCGTCGCGCTGACATTGGGGGGCGGACCGTCGGCCACGACGGTGGAGCTTGCGATCTACCAGGCGTTCCGGTTCGAGTTCGATCTTGGCCGCGCGGCCCTTCTGGGCATGGTCCAGGTCGGCATCTGCATCGGGGCGGGACTTCTGGCCTGGCTTTTCGCCGCGCAGGCGTCGTTCGGGGCAGGGCTGGACCGTCCGGCAATGTCATGGCCGGGGGATGGACAAGCGGCCCGTTTCACGGATGGTTTGGCGCTTGGCCTTGCGGGATTGTTCCTTTTGTTGCCCCTTCTGGCCGTCACGTTGGAGGGGATCGGCGCGGTCGTAAGCTTGCCGGGTTCGACCTGGGCGGCGGCATTGCGGTCGATCCTTGTGGCGCTTGGGTCTACTGCATTGGCCGTCACGCTGGCCGTGCCGATCGCGCTGTTAATTGCCGGGCGGGCGGCGCGGGCGGGGCTGGAGGCCGTGGGGCTTTTGTCCATCGCCGTGTCGCCGCTCGTCATCGGCACAGGCCTGTTCCTGATCGTTTTTCCGGTCGCCAATCCCGTGGCCCTGTCTCTGCCGATCACGGGGCTGGTCAATGCGTTGGTGGCGCTTCCCTTCCTGCTGCGCGCGCTCATCCCTGCCGCCACGGAGGCAGAGGCCACGCACGGGCGGTTGGCCGATGCGCTGGGGATGCATGGGATGGCGCGGTTTCGCCACGCGATCCTGCCGCGCCTGCGCCGCCCACTTGGGTTCGGAGCCGGGCTGGCGGCGGCGTTTTCCATGGGCGACTTGGGTGTCATCGCTCTTTTCAGCGCCCCGGGGCAGGAGACGTTGCCGCTGGAGATGTATCGCCTCTTCGGGTCCTACCGCACCGATGATGCGCAGGGGGCGGCGGTTCTGTTGATGGCCCTGTCGCTGGGACTGTTCTGGCTGTTCGACCGGGGAGGGCGCGTGAATGCTTCGACTTGA
- the thiB gene encoding thiamine ABC transporter substrate binding subunit codes for MKPTIIAAGLTVMAGAAFAQDAPVLTVYTYDSFVADWGPGPAIEEAFEAVCDCDLQFVGAGDGAAVLSRLRLEGDRSEADIVLGLDTNLTAAALEAGLIAEHGITPEGLTMPVTWDDPNFLPFDWGYFAFVHRTDLEDVPGSFIELAASDLRIVIQDPRSSTPGLGLLMWVQSAYGNEAEAIWEGLADNILTVTPGWSEAYALFVEGEADMVLSYTTSPAYHLIAEEDDSFAAAAFEEGHYMQVEVAGILNTADDTALAGQFMEFMLSPDFQQVIPTTNWMYPAALPADALPDGFQTLTVPLTSLLFPDTDVPANRETALETWQRALSR; via the coding sequence ATGAAACCCACCATCATCGCTGCGGGATTGACTGTAATGGCGGGGGCCGCGTTCGCGCAGGACGCCCCGGTCTTGACGGTCTATACCTATGACAGTTTCGTCGCCGATTGGGGGCCCGGCCCCGCGATCGAGGAGGCGTTCGAAGCGGTTTGTGACTGCGATCTGCAATTTGTCGGCGCGGGCGACGGCGCGGCCGTCCTGTCGCGTCTGCGGCTGGAGGGGGATCGGTCCGAGGCCGACATCGTCCTCGGCCTCGACACAAACCTCACGGCCGCCGCGCTTGAGGCCGGGTTGATCGCCGAGCATGGGATCACGCCTGAAGGCCTAACCATGCCCGTCACGTGGGATGATCCGAACTTCCTGCCCTTTGATTGGGGCTACTTCGCTTTCGTCCACCGCACGGATCTGGAAGACGTTCCGGGCAGTTTCATCGAACTGGCCGCGTCGGATTTGCGCATCGTCATCCAGGACCCTCGGTCCTCTACCCCGGGCCTGGGCCTTCTGATGTGGGTGCAAAGCGCCTACGGGAATGAGGCGGAAGCGATCTGGGAGGGGCTTGCCGACAACATCCTGACCGTGACCCCCGGCTGGTCCGAAGCCTATGCCCTGTTCGTGGAGGGGGAGGCGGACATGGTCCTGTCCTACACCACCTCCCCCGCTTACCACCTGATCGCGGAAGAGGATGACAGCTTCGCCGCCGCCGCGTTCGAGGAAGGTCATTACATGCAGGTTGAAGTCGCCGGTATCCTGAACACCGCCGACGATACCGCGCTGGCCGGTCAGTTCATGGAGTTCATGCTGAGCCCGGACTTCCAGCAGGTGATCCCCACCACGAATTGGATGTATCCCGCCGCCCTGCCCGCCGATGCCCTGCCCGACGGGTTCCAGACCCTGACCGTCCCGCTCACATCGCTTCTGTTCCCGGATACGGATGTGCCGGCCAACCGTGAAACGGCGCTTGAGACATGGCAGCGCGCGCTCAGCCGTTAA
- a CDS encoding GNAT family N-acetyltransferase, whose product MRIGRAEDDAARQACFDIRRAVFIEEQRIPEGEEWDAHDATCIHYLAEDATGPVGTARLIAKGQRAKIGRVAVMPSHRGTGLGAQIMQAVMDDAKAHGFARAELEAQVYAIAFYERLGFVAEGPDFDDGSGIMHRVMRAEL is encoded by the coding sequence GTGAGGATTGGACGCGCCGAAGACGACGCCGCGCGGCAGGCCTGTTTCGACATCCGCCGCGCCGTCTTCATCGAAGAACAGCGAATCCCGGAAGGTGAGGAATGGGACGCCCACGATGCGACCTGTATCCACTACCTTGCCGAGGATGCGACAGGCCCTGTCGGCACTGCACGGCTGATCGCGAAGGGGCAACGTGCCAAGATCGGGCGCGTGGCCGTCATGCCCTCCCATCGCGGCACCGGCCTCGGCGCGCAGATCATGCAGGCCGTGATGGACGACGCGAAAGCCCACGGCTTCGCCCGGGCGGAGCTGGAGGCGCAGGTTTACGCAATCGCCTTCTATGAGCGCCTCGGGTTCGTGGCCGAGGGGCCGGATTTCGACGATGGGTCCGGCATCATGCATCGGGTCATGCGCGCAGAGCTGTAG
- the mtaB gene encoding tRNA (N(6)-L-threonylcarbamoyladenosine(37)-C(2))-methylthiotransferase MtaB produces MDAKAPVFHTLGCRLNAYETEAMREMTSAAGLQDAVIVNTCAVTGEAVRKARQEIRKLRRDNPTAKLIVTGCAAQTEPQTFQAMEEVDLVLGNSEKMDPAIWRALPADFIGETEKVQVNDIMSVRETAEHLIDGFGTRSRAYVQVQNGCDHRCTFCIIPYGRGNSRSVPAGVVVDQIKRLVDRGFNEVVLTGVDMTSWGADLPGAPKLGDLVMRILKLVPDLPRLRISSIDSIEVDENLMQAIATEPRLMPHLHLSLQHGDDLILKRMKRRHLRDDAIRFCEDARRLRPDITFGADIIAGFPTETEAHFANSLKLVRECDLTWLHVFPYSPRKGTPAARMPQVPGPDIKDRARRLRDLGAAQVAAHLSKQIGQLHNILMENPRMGRTEQFTEVAFQQDQPEGQIICARIGGHDGRQLRV; encoded by the coding sequence ATGGACGCCAAGGCCCCGGTTTTCCATACGCTCGGCTGTCGCCTCAACGCCTACGAGACCGAAGCGATGCGAGAGATGACGTCCGCCGCCGGTCTGCAAGACGCGGTGATCGTGAACACCTGCGCCGTCACCGGGGAAGCCGTCCGCAAGGCCCGGCAGGAGATCCGCAAGCTCCGCCGCGACAACCCCACCGCCAAGCTGATCGTCACCGGCTGCGCCGCCCAGACCGAGCCCCAGACGTTTCAGGCGATGGAGGAGGTCGACCTTGTCCTCGGCAATTCCGAGAAGATGGACCCGGCCATCTGGCGCGCCCTGCCCGCCGACTTCATCGGAGAGACGGAGAAGGTGCAGGTCAACGACATCATGTCGGTGCGCGAAACGGCGGAGCATCTGATCGACGGCTTCGGCACCCGGTCCCGCGCCTATGTGCAGGTGCAAAACGGCTGCGACCACCGCTGCACCTTCTGCATCATCCCTTACGGTCGCGGAAACTCCCGCTCGGTGCCTGCGGGCGTCGTGGTGGACCAGATCAAACGCCTCGTGGACCGTGGCTTCAATGAGGTCGTGCTGACCGGCGTCGACATGACGTCGTGGGGTGCGGATCTTCCGGGTGCGCCGAAATTGGGTGATCTGGTGATGCGCATCCTCAAGCTAGTCCCGGACCTGCCGCGCCTGCGCATCTCCTCCATCGACTCGATCGAAGTGGACGAGAACCTGATGCAGGCCATCGCGACCGAGCCGCGGCTGATGCCGCACCTGCACCTGAGCCTGCAACATGGCGACGACCTGATCCTCAAGCGCATGAAACGCCGCCACCTGCGCGATGACGCGATCCGCTTTTGCGAAGACGCCCGCCGCCTTCGGCCCGACATCACCTTCGGCGCCGACATCATCGCCGGTTTCCCGACGGAGACCGAGGCGCATTTCGCCAATTCGCTCAAGCTGGTGCGCGAATGTGATCTGACATGGCTGCATGTCTTCCCCTACAGCCCGCGCAAAGGCACACCGGCCGCGCGCATGCCCCAGGTGCCTGGCCCCGACATCAAGGATCGTGCGCGGCGGTTGCGCGACCTGGGCGCGGCGCAGGTTGCCGCGCACCTGTCCAAACAGATAGGGCAATTGCACAACATCCTGATGGAAAACCCCCGCATGGGCCGGACGGAGCAATTCACCGAGGTTGCATTCCAGCAGGATCAACCGGAAGGGCAGATCATCTGCGCGCGCATAGGCGGACACGATGGACGGCAATTACGGGTCTGA
- the petA gene encoding ubiquinol-cytochrome c reductase iron-sulfur subunit, translating to MSDTHDQSGDRRDFLYYATAGTGVVVAGAAAWPLVNSMNPSADVQAASQLRVDVGGVDPGTQLTVLFLGKPIFIRRRTEEEIEAARAVEMSELVDTDARNANAEGEDAADINRSLPTPDGENTGEWLVMQGVCTHLGCVPIGEGAGDFGGWFCPCHGSHYDTAGRIRRGPAPENLPIPAAEFIDETTILLG from the coding sequence GTGTCAGATACGCATGATCAGTCCGGCGACCGCCGGGACTTTCTGTACTACGCCACCGCCGGCACCGGTGTTGTCGTTGCAGGCGCGGCTGCATGGCCGCTTGTGAATTCCATGAATCCCTCCGCCGACGTGCAGGCCGCCAGCCAGTTGCGCGTTGACGTGGGCGGTGTCGATCCCGGCACCCAACTGACGGTTCTGTTCCTCGGCAAGCCGATCTTCATCCGCCGCCGCACGGAGGAAGAGATCGAAGCCGCCCGTGCGGTCGAGATGAGCGAGCTTGTCGATACCGATGCGCGTAACGCCAATGCCGAAGGTGAAGACGCGGCCGACATCAACCGCTCATTGCCCACCCCCGATGGGGAAAACACCGGCGAATGGCTCGTGATGCAGGGTGTGTGTACGCATCTTGGTTGCGTTCCCATTGGCGAAGGTGCGGGCGATTTCGGCGGCTGGTTCTGCCCCTGCCACGGCTCGCACTACGACACCGCCGGCCGCATCCGTCGCGGGCCCGCGCCCGAGAACCTGCCGATCCCCGCGGCAGAGTTCATCGACGAAACAACAATCCTGCTCGGTTAA
- a CDS encoding cytochrome b N-terminal domain-containing protein encodes MSGIPHDHYEPNSRGEKWLHRRLPIVGLMYDTLMIPTPKNLNWMWIFGIVLVFCLVMQIITGVLLVMHYTPHVDMAFASVEHIMRNVNGGWAIRYIHQNGASLFFIAVYLHIFRGLYYGSYKAPREVTWIIGMLIYVLMMGTAFMGYVLPWGQMSFWGATVITGLFGAIPFIGESIQTWLLGGPAVDNATLNRFLSLHYLLPFVILGLVIVHVWAFHTTGNNNPTGVEVRRTSKKEAEADTLPFWPYFVIKDLFALAVILVIFFAIVGFMPNYLGHPDNYIEANPLATPAHIVPEWYFLPFYAILRAFDNEVWVVIAANWLTGGIVDAAFFGVVAMFGAIVVMALAPWLDTSSVRSGRYRPMFKWWFWVFVVNFIMLTWVGARPAEGIYPYISLIGAAYWFAYFLVILPLLGVIEKPLPQPETIEEDFRENMAKHVGGTKTLGAETPAE; translated from the coding sequence ATGTCCGGAATTCCCCACGACCATTACGAACCGAATTCGCGCGGCGAAAAGTGGCTCCACCGCCGCCTACCGATCGTCGGTTTGATGTATGACACACTGATGATCCCCACGCCCAAGAACCTGAACTGGATGTGGATCTTCGGTATCGTGCTCGTCTTCTGCCTGGTGATGCAGATCATCACCGGCGTTCTTCTGGTGATGCACTACACGCCCCATGTCGACATGGCCTTCGCGTCGGTCGAACACATCATGCGCAACGTGAACGGGGGATGGGCGATCCGCTACATCCACCAAAACGGGGCATCGCTGTTCTTCATCGCGGTCTACCTGCACATCTTCCGCGGCCTTTACTACGGCTCTTACAAGGCGCCGCGAGAGGTCACGTGGATTATCGGTATGCTGATCTATGTGCTGATGATGGGCACCGCGTTCATGGGCTACGTCCTGCCCTGGGGTCAGATGTCCTTCTGGGGCGCGACCGTGATCACCGGCCTCTTCGGTGCCATCCCGTTCATTGGGGAAAGCATCCAGACCTGGCTTCTGGGTGGACCGGCCGTGGACAACGCCACGCTGAATCGCTTCCTCAGCCTGCACTATCTGCTGCCCTTCGTGATCCTGGGCCTCGTGATCGTGCATGTCTGGGCGTTCCACACCACGGGCAACAACAACCCCACCGGTGTCGAAGTGCGCCGCACCTCGAAGAAAGAGGCGGAGGCAGACACGCTGCCCTTCTGGCCCTACTTCGTGATCAAGGACCTGTTCGCTCTGGCCGTGATCCTCGTGATCTTCTTCGCCATCGTGGGCTTCATGCCGAACTACCTCGGCCACCCCGACAACTATATCGAGGCGAACCCGCTGGCGACGCCCGCGCATATCGTGCCCGAATGGTACTTCCTGCCGTTCTACGCGATCCTGCGCGCCTTCGATAACGAGGTCTGGGTCGTGATCGCCGCCAATTGGCTGACCGGCGGGATCGTCGACGCCGCCTTCTTCGGCGTGGTCGCGATGTTCGGCGCGATCGTCGTGATGGCGCTGGCCCCGTGGCTCGACACCTCTTCGGTCCGTTCCGGTCGCTATCGCCCGATGTTCAAGTGGTGGTTCTGGGTCTTCGTGGTGAACTTCATCATGCTGACCTGGGTGGGCGCCCGCCCGGCGGAGGGGATATATCCCTATATCTCGCTGATCGGTGCCGCGTACTGGTTTGCGTATTTCCTCGTGATCCTCCCGCTTCTGGGCGTGATCGAGAAACCGCTGCCGCAGCCCGAGACGATCGAGGAAGATTTCCGCGAAAACATGGCCAAGCACGTCGGGGGCACCAAGACCCTCGGTGCCGAAACCCCGGCAGAATGA
- a CDS encoding pyridoxamine 5'-phosphate oxidase family protein, with protein sequence MPLGRKLNGTLRAFIERQQVFFVATAAPTGRVNVSPKGADSLRILSDTHVQWLNLSGSGNETAGHLRQSNRMTLMFCAFEGDALILRLYGTASVLHPRDAGWEDAAARFPKMAGTRQIFDMQIASINMSCGSGVPFMDYQGDRSAKEMIPYFEDLGPDGTDAFWRRKNVETIDGHPTGLFED encoded by the coding sequence ATGCCGCTTGGCCGGAAACTGAATGGAACGCTGCGCGCCTTTATCGAACGTCAGCAGGTGTTCTTTGTCGCGACCGCCGCGCCGACCGGGCGGGTGAACGTGTCGCCCAAAGGGGCGGACAGCCTTCGCATCCTCAGTGACACCCACGTCCAATGGCTGAACCTGTCGGGCAGCGGGAACGAGACGGCGGGCCATCTGCGCCAATCGAACCGCATGACGCTGATGTTCTGCGCGTTTGAAGGGGATGCCCTGATCCTGCGCCTCTATGGAACGGCCAGCGTCCTGCACCCGCGCGACGCGGGGTGGGAGGACGCGGCGGCGCGGTTCCCCAAGATGGCGGGCACGCGGCAGATCTTCGATATGCAGATCGCATCCATCAACATGTCCTGCGGGTCCGGCGTGCCGTTCATGGACTATCAGGGCGACCGCTCGGCCAAGGAAATGATCCCGTATTTCGAGGACCTGGGGCCGGACGGAACGGATGCATTCTGGCGTCGGAAGAACGTTGAGACCATCGATGGCCATCCCACGGGCCTGTTTGAGGATTAG
- a CDS encoding glutathione S-transferase → MELLGSPASPFVRKARIALAEARITDIPFVEVAASPMGGDDTINAANPLGKIPALRRDDGPTIYDSNVVCRFLDDRADAGLYPKARLWEVLTLEATGDGIMEAAVGMIYEKRFRPEDKHWQPWFDGQWAKINRALDVLGRQWMSHLYGPVDMGQVSVACALGYLDFRFPDDDWRTGRDGLSAWYKTFAERPSMVETAPE, encoded by the coding sequence ATGGAACTCCTCGGCTCTCCGGCATCCCCCTTCGTGCGCAAGGCCCGCATCGCGTTGGCGGAGGCACGCATCACCGACATCCCGTTCGTGGAGGTCGCGGCCTCCCCCATGGGGGGTGACGACACGATCAACGCGGCCAATCCCCTGGGCAAGATCCCGGCCCTGCGCCGCGATGACGGCCCGACGATCTATGACAGCAACGTGGTGTGCCGGTTCCTCGACGATCGGGCCGATGCAGGTCTGTATCCGAAGGCGCGGCTTTGGGAAGTCCTGACGCTGGAGGCGACGGGCGACGGCATCATGGAGGCCGCGGTCGGCATGATCTACGAGAAGCGGTTCCGCCCCGAGGACAAACATTGGCAGCCCTGGTTCGACGGACAATGGGCCAAGATCAACCGTGCGCTCGACGTGCTCGGGCGGCAATGGATGAGCCACCTTTATGGACCCGTCGATATGGGGCAGGTCAGCGTCGCCTGCGCCCTGGGCTATCTGGATTTCCGCTTCCCGGACGACGATTGGCGCACCGGCCGCGACGGCCTTTCGGCATGGTACAAGACCTTCGCGGAGCGTCCCTCCATGGTGGAGACAGCGCCGGAGTGA
- a CDS encoding cytochrome c1 — MLRKLAISATAALALSTGGAMAAGGAGEITNVPFSFQGPFGTYDQDQLQRGLQVYTEVCAGCHGLQYVPLRTLADEGGVGWTEDEVRAYIDENFIEVFDEDLQDFRLATPNDNFPANDAVGAPDLSLMAKARTGFSGPRGTAIYPLLYGLGGPEYIYSLLTHYTGEEVEQFGTILYVNETMEGGLISMAPPLWEGAVEYADGTEATESQMAEDVSAFLMWAAEPHMMARKQMGLVAVIILGIFSVLLYLTNKRLWAPVKARAKGQQPAE; from the coding sequence ATGCTCAGAAAACTAGCGATCAGCGCCACAGCCGCGCTGGCCCTCTCCACCGGGGGCGCGATGGCCGCGGGTGGCGCAGGTGAAATCACCAACGTCCCGTTCTCGTTCCAGGGGCCGTTCGGCACCTACGATCAGGACCAGCTTCAGCGGGGCCTTCAGGTTTATACCGAGGTCTGCGCGGGCTGCCACGGTCTGCAATACGTGCCGCTTCGCACCCTCGCGGATGAAGGTGGCGTCGGCTGGACCGAGGATGAGGTGCGCGCCTATATCGACGAGAACTTCATCGAGGTGTTTGACGAGGATCTTCAGGATTTTCGTCTGGCCACGCCCAATGACAACTTCCCGGCCAACGATGCCGTCGGTGCCCCTGATCTCAGCCTGATGGCCAAGGCCCGCACCGGCTTCTCCGGCCCGCGCGGTACGGCGATCTACCCGTTGCTCTACGGTTTGGGTGGTCCGGAATACATCTACTCGTTGCTCACCCATTACACGGGGGAGGAGGTCGAGCAGTTCGGCACCATCCTCTATGTGAACGAGACGATGGAAGGCGGCCTGATCTCCATGGCGCCGCCGCTGTGGGAAGGGGCCGTCGAATACGCGGACGGCACCGAAGCCACGGAATCTCAGATGGCCGAAGACGTCTCCGCGTTCCTGATGTGGGCGGCGGAACCGCACATGATGGCGCGCAAGCAGATGGGCCTCGTGGCGGTCATCATCCTCGGCATCTTCTCGGTCCTGCTCTACCTGACCAACAAGCGCCTCTGGGCACCGGTCAAGGCCCGCGCGAAGGGCCAGCAGCCCGCCGAATAA
- a CDS encoding FMN-binding negative transcriptional regulator — MHPNPAFRKEPDFLNLTLCRKRGFGMLCLNADPAPLISHVPFFLDEAGQVAELHLVRSNPIARHVTQATPAVIVVNGPDGYVSPDWYDMPDQVPTWNYVAVHLRGVLHPMDEGLMRKHLDRLSGHFEGRLAPKLPWTTDKMSDTALERMMRQILPFRFEVTQVDGTWKLNQNKPDAAREGAAEAIRQSPIGHELETLSALMTGGVPSIDKGTPLTYI, encoded by the coding sequence ATGCATCCAAATCCAGCGTTTCGAAAAGAACCGGACTTCCTGAACCTCACCCTGTGCCGAAAGCGTGGGTTCGGAATGTTGTGTTTGAATGCCGACCCGGCCCCCTTGATCAGCCACGTGCCGTTCTTCCTCGACGAAGCCGGGCAGGTGGCGGAGTTGCACCTCGTCCGCTCCAATCCGATTGCGCGCCATGTCACGCAAGCGACGCCCGCCGTGATCGTGGTCAACGGGCCGGACGGCTATGTCTCGCCCGATTGGTATGACATGCCCGATCAGGTGCCGACCTGGAATTACGTCGCCGTGCACCTGCGCGGCGTGCTGCATCCGATGGACGAGGGCCTGATGCGTAAACATCTGGACCGCCTCTCGGGCCATTTCGAGGGGCGGCTGGCGCCCAAGCTGCCCTGGACCACGGACAAGATGTCCGACACTGCCTTGGAGCGGATGATGCGGCAGATCCTGCCCTTCCGGTTCGAGGTGACACAGGTCGATGGCACGTGGAAACTGAACCAGAACAAACCCGATGCCGCGCGGGAAGGCGCGGCGGAGGCGATCCGGCAAAGCCCCATCGGCCATGAACTCGAAACCCTGAGCGCATTGATGACCGGGGGCGTGCCGTCGATAGACAAGGGCACGCCGCTTACCTACATCTAG
- the dapF gene encoding diaminopimelate epimerase, with amino-acid sequence MPRMPANTPHTPLRFEKMHGLGNDFVVIDARDAAHAVTPALARALGDRHRGVGFDQLAVIEAGEDTDLTLTFWNADGSTSGACGNATRCIARREMERTGASAVTLRTERGVLHAMDAGNGRTSVNMGAPQLDWQSVPLKGACDTLNLPIDGAPVATGMGNPHCTFFVEDADAVNLATLGAKFERHPLFPQRTNVQFAHVIDTDHLRMRVWERGVGVTLASGSSSCAVAVAAARRGLTGRKVRLTLDGGDIAVEWRDDGVWMTGPTAHVFTAEVSPAFLEGLL; translated from the coding sequence ATGCCCCGAATGCCCGCGAACACGCCCCATACCCCTTTGCGCTTTGAGAAAATGCACGGCCTTGGCAACGACTTCGTTGTCATCGACGCGCGCGATGCGGCCCACGCGGTAACGCCTGCACTCGCGCGCGCCCTCGGGGACCGTCATCGCGGTGTGGGATTCGACCAGCTGGCCGTGATCGAGGCGGGCGAAGATACCGATTTGACCCTGACCTTCTGGAACGCCGATGGCTCGACCTCCGGTGCGTGCGGCAACGCCACCCGCTGCATCGCCCGGCGAGAGATGGAGCGGACGGGTGCATCCGCCGTGACCCTGCGGACCGAGCGGGGCGTATTGCATGCGATGGATGCGGGCAACGGGCGCACGTCCGTCAACATGGGGGCGCCGCAACTCGATTGGCAAAGCGTTCCGCTGAAAGGTGCCTGTGACACGCTGAACCTGCCGATTGACGGCGCGCCAGTGGCGACGGGCATGGGCAACCCCCACTGCACCTTCTTCGTGGAAGATGCCGACGCGGTGAATCTCGCCACGCTCGGCGCGAAGTTCGAGCGTCACCCCCTGTTCCCCCAGCGCACCAACGTCCAGTTCGCCCACGTGATCGACACCGACCACCTGCGGATGCGGGTTTGGGAACGGGGGGTGGGCGTGACGCTGGCCTCCGGCTCCTCCTCCTGCGCGGTGGCGGTGGCGGCGGCGCGGCGGGGCCTGACCGGGCGCAAGGTGCGCCTGACCCTCGATGGCGGTGACATCGCGGTGGAATGGCGCGACGATGGCGTCTGGATGACCGGGCCGACCGCCCATGTCTTCACCGCCGAGGTCAGCCCCGCCTTCCTGGAAGGTCTGTTGTGA
- the thiQ gene encoding thiamine ABC transporter ATP-binding protein, protein MLRLEDVTLRLGAFTLSLSLDVPKGARVALMGASGSGKSTLLSVIAGFSVPDRGTVWINGADVTHAPVAERPMSILFQDGNLFPHLTAQQNVAVGIEPGLTLRREDQERVTEALEKVGLDGMGHRKPAELSGGQQSRVALARMLLQDRPLVLLDEPFAALDPGLRREMLDLVKALCAETGQTLVMVTHDLRDAERLCDHLLLLEGGTVVLDAPLAGSVAERAPVLEPWM, encoded by the coding sequence ATGCTTCGACTTGAGGATGTGACACTGCGGCTGGGCGCGTTCACCCTGTCCCTGTCGCTTGACGTGCCGAAAGGGGCGCGCGTGGCGCTGATGGGTGCATCGGGGTCGGGCAAGTCGACGCTGCTGTCGGTGATCGCCGGATTTTCCGTGCCGGATCGCGGGACCGTCTGGATCAACGGTGCCGATGTCACCCACGCCCCGGTCGCCGAGCGCCCGATGTCGATCCTGTTTCAGGACGGCAACCTGTTTCCGCACCTGACCGCGCAACAGAACGTGGCGGTCGGGATCGAGCCGGGCCTGACGCTCCGCCGGGAGGATCAGGAGCGTGTCACAGAGGCCTTGGAAAAGGTCGGGCTGGACGGAATGGGGCACCGCAAACCGGCGGAACTGTCGGGGGGTCAGCAAAGCCGTGTCGCACTGGCGCGAATGCTGTTGCAGGATCGCCCGCTTGTCTTGCTGGACGAGCCGTTTGCCGCGCTTGATCCTGGCTTGCGGAGGGAGATGCTGGACCTCGTAAAGGCGCTATGTGCGGAGACCGGGCAGACGCTGGTGATGGTGACCCATGATTTGCGGGATGCGGAGCGGCTGTGTGACCATCTGCTGCTACTGGAGGGTGGAACGGTCGTTTTGGATGCACCCTTGGCGGGCTCCGTGGCGGAACGGGCACCAGTGCTCGAGCCTTGGATGTGA